In the genome of Candidatus Babeliales bacterium, one region contains:
- the proS gene encoding proline--tRNA ligase yields the protein MKKLPDIMHDFSGWYNEVIYDAELVDHAPVKGCMVIRPYGYAIWERIQAILDERIKSTGHQNASFPLLIPESFLKKEAQHIAGFSPELAVVTHAGGKALEEPLVIRPTSETIIHYMFARWIRSWRDLPLKINQWANVVRWEMRTRPFLRTTEFFWQEGHTAHETHDEADQEVQMMLHEYVKLAQNYLAIPVFTGSKTEYEKFPGAEKTMTFEAFMPDGKALQMGTSHLLSQSFAHAFDMQFQDRQEKQSYPYLTSWGTTTRLIGALVMAHGDQKGLVLPPKIAPIQVVIIPIFKSGSDNSPIINTAMMLAESLKLAHLRVHIDDEEDKTPGSKFFKWELKGVPVRIEIGPKDIEKEQVVVVDRVSFDKQCLPMLGLVDKIQQLLENIQTTLFNNAQNRVNAMKHSHNILIEFGPLLEKEGTFYQTSWCGNGECEAELKHYKASIRCIVEGHTFKTCFHCKQISKHDVLVARSY from the coding sequence ATGAAAAAATTACCTGATATAATGCACGATTTTTCTGGTTGGTATAATGAGGTTATTTATGATGCAGAATTAGTTGATCATGCGCCAGTAAAAGGATGTATGGTAATACGACCTTATGGTTATGCTATATGGGAGCGCATACAAGCTATATTAGATGAAAGAATTAAATCCACTGGACACCAAAATGCCTCTTTTCCTCTACTTATTCCAGAATCATTTTTGAAAAAAGAGGCTCAACATATTGCTGGTTTTTCTCCTGAATTAGCAGTAGTAACTCATGCGGGAGGTAAAGCGCTTGAAGAACCGCTCGTCATACGTCCAACATCAGAAACTATTATTCACTATATGTTTGCACGTTGGATACGTTCATGGCGCGATTTACCACTTAAAATTAATCAATGGGCTAATGTTGTACGCTGGGAAATGCGTACACGACCTTTTTTGCGTACAACTGAATTTTTTTGGCAAGAAGGTCATACAGCACACGAAACACATGATGAAGCTGATCAAGAAGTACAAATGATGCTTCATGAATACGTAAAACTTGCTCAAAATTATTTAGCTATTCCTGTATTTACTGGATCGAAAACTGAATATGAAAAATTTCCTGGCGCTGAAAAGACAATGACATTTGAAGCTTTTATGCCTGATGGTAAAGCATTGCAAATGGGAACTTCGCATTTGCTATCTCAATCTTTTGCGCATGCGTTTGATATGCAATTTCAAGATCGTCAGGAAAAGCAGTCATACCCTTATTTAACAAGCTGGGGAACTACCACTCGTCTTATCGGTGCCCTTGTAATGGCTCATGGTGACCAAAAAGGACTTGTGCTGCCGCCTAAAATAGCGCCAATTCAAGTAGTAATTATTCCTATTTTTAAATCAGGCTCTGACAACTCACCTATTATAAATACCGCAATGATGCTTGCAGAAAGTCTTAAATTAGCTCATCTTCGTGTGCACATTGATGATGAAGAAGATAAAACGCCTGGCTCAAAGTTTTTTAAATGGGAACTTAAAGGTGTTCCCGTACGAATTGAAATTGGACCAAAAGATATAGAAAAAGAACAAGTAGTTGTTGTTGATCGTGTTAGTTTTGATAAACAATGTCTTCCAATGTTAGGATTAGTTGATAAAATACAACAGTTATTAGAAAATATTCAAACAACACTTTTTAATAATGCTCAAAATCGTGTTAACGCTATGAAGCATAGTCATAATATACTTATTGAATTTGGTCCATTATTAGAAAAAGAAGGTACTTTTTATCAAACCAGTTGGTGTGGTAATGGAGAATGTGAAGCAGAGTTGAAACATTATAAAGCAAGTATCCGGTGTATTGTTGAAGGACATACATTTAAAACATGTTTTCATTGTAAGCAAATAAGTAAGCATGATGTATTGGTCGCTCGTTCATATTAA